One window of Arthrobacter oryzae genomic DNA carries:
- a CDS encoding sugar phosphate isomerase/epimerase family protein encodes MPRPYTLFTGQWADLPFEEVAKLASGWGYDGLEIAVSGDHLDAWRWDEPGYVESKLAVLEKYNLKVWAISNHLKGQAVCDDPIDFRHEAIVGSKVWGDGDPEGVRQRAAEEMKHTARLAKALGVDTVVGFTGSSIWQYVAMFPPVPEKVIEAGYQDFADRWNPILDVFDECGVRFAHEVHPSEIAYDYWTTVRTLEAIGHRPAFGLNWDPSHFMWQGIDPVSFIWDFKDRIYHVDCKDTKLRPTGRNTVMGSHLPWGDPRRGWDFVSAGRGDVPWESSFRALTAIGYNGPISVEWEDAGMDRLHGAPEALAALKKFDFPASQTSFDAAFSSND; translated from the coding sequence ATGCCCCGCCCGTACACCCTGTTCACCGGCCAGTGGGCCGACCTCCCATTCGAGGAAGTCGCCAAGCTCGCCTCCGGCTGGGGCTACGACGGCCTCGAAATCGCCGTCTCCGGGGACCACCTGGACGCCTGGCGCTGGGACGAACCCGGCTACGTCGAGTCCAAGCTCGCCGTCCTGGAAAAGTACAACCTGAAGGTGTGGGCCATCTCCAACCACCTCAAGGGCCAGGCCGTCTGCGATGACCCGATCGACTTCCGGCACGAGGCGATCGTCGGGTCCAAGGTCTGGGGCGACGGCGACCCCGAGGGCGTCCGCCAGCGCGCCGCCGAGGAAATGAAACACACCGCCCGCCTGGCCAAGGCACTCGGCGTGGACACCGTCGTCGGCTTCACCGGCTCCTCGATCTGGCAGTACGTGGCCATGTTCCCGCCCGTCCCGGAAAAGGTCATCGAAGCCGGCTACCAGGACTTCGCGGACCGCTGGAACCCCATCCTGGACGTCTTCGACGAATGCGGCGTCCGCTTCGCCCACGAAGTGCACCCCTCCGAGATCGCCTACGACTACTGGACCACCGTGCGCACCCTCGAAGCGATCGGCCACCGTCCGGCGTTTGGCCTGAACTGGGACCCGTCCCACTTCATGTGGCAGGGCATCGACCCCGTCTCGTTCATCTGGGACTTCAAGGACCGGATCTACCACGTGGACTGCAAGGACACCAAGCTCCGCCCCACCGGCCGGAACACCGTCATGGGCTCCCACCTGCCCTGGGGCGACCCCCGCCGCGGCTGGGACTTCGTCTCCGCCGGACGCGGCGACGTCCCCTGGGAATCGTCCTTCCGCGCCCTCACCGCGATCGGCTACAACGGACCCATCTCCGTCGAATGGGAAGACGCCGGCATGGACCGCCTCCACGGCGCCCCCGAAGCCCTCGCCGCGCTCAAGAAGTTCGACTTCCCCGCCTCCCAGACCAGC
- a CDS encoding Gfo/Idh/MocA family protein, translating into MNSPESTDGSSPDNSPLGVAMIGYAFMGKAHSNAWRNVASHFDVPAFEQKVLVGRDAGQVAEAARKYGWAETATDWRSVLDRDDIHIVDICAPGWMHAEIAIAALEAGKHVLVEKPLANTLAEAEAMADAARSARERGVQSMIGFNYRRVPALALARELIAEGRLGTIRHVRAAYLQDWLVDADSPMTWRLNKETAGSGALGDIASHAIDQVMFLLGGTVTEVSGRLHTFVSSRPGADGPEEVTVDDAAWATLTLDTGTIASVEVSRMATGQKNSLKLEIYGDKGSLLFDLESINELGFLDATVPVREQGFRRILVNEPEHPYMAAWWPQGHVIGWEHTFTHEIRDFLAAIGGGTPPSPSFEEGLAVQRVLAAIEESANAKSSIIQISTSPVPVTEGA; encoded by the coding sequence ATGAACTCCCCCGAAAGCACGGACGGCAGCAGCCCGGACAACTCACCGCTGGGTGTGGCAATGATCGGCTATGCGTTCATGGGCAAGGCCCACTCGAACGCCTGGCGCAACGTTGCCTCCCACTTCGACGTCCCGGCCTTCGAGCAGAAAGTGCTCGTGGGCCGGGACGCCGGGCAGGTCGCCGAAGCGGCCCGGAAATACGGCTGGGCGGAAACCGCGACGGACTGGCGCTCGGTCCTTGACCGGGACGACATTCACATCGTGGATATCTGCGCCCCGGGGTGGATGCACGCGGAGATCGCCATCGCGGCACTTGAGGCCGGCAAACACGTGCTGGTCGAGAAGCCGCTCGCCAACACCCTGGCCGAGGCCGAAGCCATGGCGGACGCTGCCCGGTCAGCCCGGGAACGCGGCGTACAGTCCATGATCGGTTTCAACTACCGCCGCGTACCGGCACTGGCACTGGCCCGGGAGCTCATCGCCGAGGGCCGGCTGGGAACGATCCGTCACGTCCGCGCCGCCTACCTGCAGGACTGGCTGGTGGATGCCGACTCCCCCATGACCTGGCGCCTGAACAAGGAAACCGCCGGGTCGGGCGCGCTGGGAGACATCGCCTCCCACGCGATCGACCAGGTCATGTTCCTGCTCGGCGGCACGGTCACCGAAGTCTCCGGACGGCTGCACACCTTCGTGTCCAGCCGCCCCGGGGCGGACGGCCCCGAAGAGGTAACGGTCGACGACGCCGCCTGGGCCACGCTGACCCTGGACACCGGGACCATCGCCTCCGTGGAAGTCTCGCGCATGGCCACCGGACAGAAAAACTCGCTCAAACTCGAGATCTACGGCGACAAGGGCTCCCTGCTGTTCGACCTGGAGTCCATCAACGAACTCGGTTTCCTGGACGCCACCGTCCCGGTCCGGGAACAGGGCTTCCGGCGAATCCTGGTCAACGAGCCCGAGCACCCCTACATGGCTGCCTGGTGGCCGCAGGGCCACGTGATCGGCTGGGAACACACCTTCACCCACGAGATCCGGGACTTCCTGGCCGCAATCGGCGGCGGCACCCCGCCGTCGCCGTCGTTCGAGGAAGGCCTGGCCGTACAGCGGGTGCTGGCCGCCATCGAAGAATCCGCCAACGCCAAGTCCTCCATTATCCAGATCAGCACGTCCCCCGTCCCCGTTACCGAAGGAGCCTGA
- a CDS encoding Gfo/Idh/MocA family protein — MSTSSMKKGPVGVAVIGAGNISKQYLDNLTVFPDLKVHVIADLFEDAAAARAKEYGIAESGGVDAALNHPDVEIIVNLTIPAAHVEVATAAVNAGKHVWTEKPFSLDRESGLGLLKAADAAGLRLGCAPDTFLGAGLQTARRLIERGDIGTPLTAMTTFQTPGPESWHPNPAFLFQYGAGPLFDMGPYYLTALVQTFGSVRKVAAIGSKAKEVRVIGSGPKLGEEFTVEVPTHVSAMAQFEGGQSSHSVFSFESPRQRMGFVEITGTEATLSLPDPNYFDGDIRLWRAGDEDWTVIPATGASNGRGMGVLDMARSIRAGVPHRATGNLAYHVLDTMVSISESVESGTFVNVESSAPASPALPEDWDPTASTL, encoded by the coding sequence ATGAGCACCTCCTCCATGAAGAAGGGCCCGGTCGGCGTCGCCGTCATCGGCGCCGGCAACATCAGCAAGCAGTACCTGGACAACCTGACTGTCTTCCCGGACCTCAAGGTCCACGTCATCGCCGATCTGTTCGAGGACGCGGCGGCCGCCCGGGCGAAGGAATACGGGATCGCGGAGTCGGGCGGGGTGGACGCGGCGCTGAACCATCCCGACGTCGAAATCATCGTGAACCTGACTATCCCGGCGGCACACGTGGAGGTGGCCACGGCCGCCGTCAACGCAGGCAAGCACGTCTGGACGGAAAAGCCGTTCTCGCTGGACCGGGAATCCGGGCTGGGGCTGCTGAAGGCTGCCGACGCCGCGGGGCTCCGGCTCGGCTGCGCGCCGGACACGTTCCTGGGCGCCGGGCTGCAGACCGCACGGCGGTTGATTGAGCGCGGCGACATCGGCACCCCGCTGACCGCCATGACCACGTTCCAGACCCCCGGGCCGGAATCCTGGCACCCGAACCCTGCGTTCCTCTTCCAGTACGGTGCCGGGCCCCTGTTCGACATGGGTCCGTACTACCTCACCGCGCTGGTTCAGACGTTCGGGTCCGTGCGTAAGGTGGCAGCCATCGGTTCCAAGGCCAAGGAAGTCCGGGTCATCGGGTCCGGCCCCAAGCTGGGCGAGGAGTTCACGGTGGAAGTCCCCACCCACGTGTCCGCGATGGCCCAGTTCGAGGGCGGCCAGTCCTCGCACAGCGTGTTCTCCTTCGAGTCTCCCCGGCAGCGGATGGGGTTCGTGGAGATCACCGGCACCGAAGCCACCCTCTCGCTCCCGGATCCCAACTACTTCGACGGCGATATCAGGCTCTGGCGCGCGGGCGATGAAGACTGGACCGTCATCCCCGCCACCGGCGCCTCCAACGGCCGCGGCATGGGTGTGCTGGACATGGCCCGCTCCATCCGGGCCGGAGTTCCGCACCGCGCCACGGGCAACCTCGCCTACCACGTACTGGACACCATGGTCTCGATTTCCGAATCCGTCGAGTCCGGCACTTTTGTCAACGTCGAAAGCTCCGCCCCCGCGTCCCCGGCCCTCCCTGAGGACTGGGACCCCACCGCTTCCACCCTCTAG
- a CDS encoding sugar phosphate isomerase/epimerase family protein, which produces MSYSLQLYTLRNAIQEDLPGTIRKVAEIGFTQVEPYNFVATATELGAALKENGLTAPSGHAPLLSQDQDEIFAAARELGISTVIDPFLPAEHWQKAEDIQATAAKLNAAARKGAEYGIRVGYHNHAWELESTIEGRTALEYFADLLDPELVLEVDTYWVAVGGQDPVDILAKLGDRVKFIHIKDGPLNTDTKAQQPAGQGKIAVWDVIGAAKSLEVGVVEFDDYSGDIFDGIAQSLAYLTAEASEGARA; this is translated from the coding sequence ATGTCTTACTCACTCCAGCTGTACACCCTGCGCAATGCCATTCAGGAGGATCTGCCGGGCACCATCAGGAAGGTAGCTGAGATCGGCTTCACCCAGGTTGAGCCGTACAACTTCGTGGCAACGGCAACGGAACTCGGTGCCGCCCTGAAGGAGAACGGCCTCACCGCACCGTCCGGCCACGCTCCCCTGCTCAGCCAGGACCAGGACGAAATCTTCGCCGCGGCCAGGGAACTGGGCATCAGCACCGTCATCGACCCGTTCCTGCCGGCCGAGCACTGGCAGAAGGCCGAGGACATCCAGGCCACCGCCGCCAAGCTCAATGCTGCAGCCAGGAAGGGCGCCGAATACGGCATCCGGGTCGGGTACCACAACCACGCCTGGGAGCTGGAGTCCACCATCGAGGGCCGTACGGCACTGGAATACTTCGCCGACCTCCTGGACCCTGAACTGGTCCTCGAAGTGGACACCTACTGGGTTGCCGTCGGAGGCCAGGACCCGGTCGATATCCTGGCCAAGCTCGGGGACCGGGTGAAGTTCATCCACATCAAGGACGGCCCGCTCAACACCGACACCAAGGCCCAGCAGCCGGCAGGCCAGGGAAAGATTGCTGTATGGGACGTCATCGGCGCCGCCAAGTCCTTGGAAGTCGGAGTTGTGGAATTTGACGACTACTCAGGCGACATCTTCGACGGCATCGCCCAGAGCCTGGCGTACCTGACCGCTGAAGCCAGCGAAGGAGCACGGGCATGA
- a CDS encoding carbohydrate ABC transporter permease yields the protein MSAAVHAHPESGPVLGVAGPAKARRTLSEAGDRGQWWRFVAILVITAIVLVPIMVTVILAFTPGPTSTTTGLTFENLASVFSGTFAATWLQNSLITTLSTVVVSVAVAAPAGYVLSRGRSKAVSGYSLLLFVMQSLPIITSVVPLFILFAGMGLVDNLLGITIIYVGSTMTVATWMMAAYFDSIPISLEEASWIDGCSVFGSFTKVVLRNSLPGILSTAIFAFLLAWNDYLVAIVFLRSNEIFTLPMGVQSFFQQNATDWTSVMALAVVMMLPPVIVFATLNKYFSVGGIGGSLAGR from the coding sequence ATGAGCGCAGCAGTCCACGCCCATCCCGAGTCCGGCCCCGTCCTCGGCGTCGCCGGCCCCGCCAAAGCCCGCCGCACACTCTCCGAAGCCGGCGACCGCGGCCAGTGGTGGCGGTTCGTTGCCATCCTGGTCATCACCGCCATCGTCCTCGTCCCGATCATGGTCACCGTCATCCTGGCCTTCACCCCGGGTCCGACCAGCACCACCACCGGCCTGACCTTCGAGAACCTCGCCAGCGTCTTCTCCGGAACGTTTGCCGCCACCTGGCTGCAGAACAGCCTGATCACCACGCTCTCCACGGTGGTGGTCTCCGTAGCCGTCGCCGCGCCTGCCGGCTACGTCCTCTCCCGCGGACGCAGCAAGGCCGTCTCCGGCTACTCCCTGCTGCTGTTCGTCATGCAGTCTCTGCCCATCATCACCTCGGTGGTCCCGCTGTTCATCCTCTTCGCCGGCATGGGACTGGTGGACAACCTGCTGGGCATCACCATCATCTATGTGGGCTCCACGATGACCGTTGCCACCTGGATGATGGCCGCCTACTTCGACTCCATCCCGATCAGCCTCGAAGAAGCGTCCTGGATCGACGGCTGCTCCGTGTTCGGCTCCTTCACCAAAGTGGTGCTCCGCAACAGCCTGCCCGGCATCCTCTCCACCGCGATCTTCGCCTTCCTGCTCGCCTGGAACGACTACCTCGTGGCCATCGTGTTCCTCCGCTCCAACGAAATCTTCACCCTGCCCATGGGCGTGCAGTCCTTCTTCCAGCAGAACGCCACCGACTGGACCTCCGTCATGGCCCTGGCCGTGGTCATGATGCTTCCGCCCGTCATCGTCTTCGCCACCCTGAACAAATACTTCAGCGTCGGCGGCATCGGCGGATCCCTCGCCGGCCGCTAA
- a CDS encoding carbohydrate ABC transporter permease: MSSTTAPSGLARARRGLAPGGPGAGSPDPGHVNRKSKLSAQATRTFFWLLLPSVVLLVLIHGYPLIHAGVQATHDGDLLQTGNFVGGENFATVLSSPAFWKAAQFTLWFTIVGVFGSWLVGLGLALLLRTKIPAGATFKVLLLLPWVVPIVVSSTAWNWLVATPDSLIPSLFRNLGLGTPLFLADPNLAAITVMVFKVWVSFPFMMMMISAALASVDTTVYEAASMDGATRFQQFTQITLPLIARSTYISWILMTIFCVNDFPTIYLLTGGGPVSATTSLVVLAYRTVFQDFATGPGVAIAFLMTMTLVVISVLLYRQIRKSSVE, translated from the coding sequence ATGTCATCCACCACAGCACCGTCCGGCCTTGCCCGGGCCCGCCGCGGGCTTGCCCCCGGCGGGCCCGGGGCCGGGTCCCCGGACCCCGGGCACGTGAACCGCAAGAGCAAACTCTCGGCCCAGGCCACCAGGACGTTCTTCTGGCTCCTGCTCCCCTCCGTTGTCCTTCTGGTCCTGATCCACGGTTACCCGCTGATCCACGCCGGCGTGCAGGCCACCCACGACGGCGACCTGCTCCAGACCGGAAACTTCGTCGGCGGCGAGAACTTCGCCACCGTCCTGTCCTCGCCGGCGTTCTGGAAAGCCGCCCAGTTCACCCTGTGGTTCACCATCGTGGGCGTCTTCGGCTCCTGGCTGGTGGGCCTGGGCCTGGCCCTGCTGCTCCGCACCAAAATCCCCGCCGGCGCAACGTTCAAGGTCCTGCTGCTCCTGCCGTGGGTGGTGCCGATCGTGGTGTCCTCCACCGCGTGGAACTGGCTCGTTGCCACCCCGGACAGCCTGATCCCGTCCCTGTTCCGGAACCTCGGCCTGGGCACGCCGCTGTTCCTGGCCGATCCCAACCTCGCCGCCATCACCGTGATGGTCTTCAAGGTCTGGGTCAGCTTCCCGTTCATGATGATGATGATTTCAGCCGCCCTGGCTTCCGTGGACACCACCGTCTACGAAGCCGCCAGCATGGACGGTGCCACCCGGTTCCAGCAGTTCACCCAGATCACGTTGCCGCTGATTGCCCGCTCCACTTACATCTCGTGGATCCTCATGACCATCTTCTGCGTCAATGACTTTCCCACCATCTACCTGCTCACCGGCGGCGGCCCGGTCAGTGCCACAACCTCCCTGGTGGTCCTGGCCTACCGCACCGTCTTCCAGGACTTCGCCACGGGTCCCGGCGTGGCCATTGCCTTCCTCATGACCATGACCCTGGTGGTCATTTCCGTTCTCCTGTACCGCCAGATCCGAAAGTCGAGCGTCGAATAA
- a CDS encoding ABC transporter substrate-binding protein has translation MSTKPSIASSAFSRRGFLGFAAAAASAPLLAACGGGSASQGGGSAGGTIKFWDMPWATPAYNDAAKKLAEGFSGANSKASYQIIQWNNFYQTFSSAIASKTGPAVSTGGGFQAFQFEQQGQIAYADKVIDKLKENGQFDDFLPGVLDPFKSDKGYVAVPWQLDMRVFWYRKSLFEKANVALPTDWPSLLEAGKALKKVGAFGFTTGAGSGNNYGNHSMIMMMVNNGGGVFNKDGELDLMNDRNVEAMEFVLELVSNGIVDPAAVSYTTDNMSAQWKDGKAGYGLFQVNVPQRVGDTSGDLLVADPITGPHGDKATIVFPNNIMMYTNTPSQEASEAFLVYYLGQLKELWKQKLMSALPVFKSITELPEFADDPNNVKIVKDWQPIAKTFASQGNTLNANLAALDGGQALNQFSQTILTGKADAKTALQTFQSGLESVLKK, from the coding sequence GTGTCTACCAAACCTTCCATCGCTTCCTCCGCCTTCTCCCGGCGGGGGTTCCTGGGCTTCGCTGCCGCCGCGGCCTCCGCGCCCCTCCTGGCCGCGTGCGGCGGCGGCTCCGCTTCGCAGGGCGGTGGCAGCGCGGGTGGAACGATCAAGTTCTGGGACATGCCGTGGGCCACCCCGGCCTACAACGACGCTGCCAAGAAGCTCGCGGAAGGCTTCTCCGGAGCCAACAGCAAAGCCAGCTACCAGATCATCCAGTGGAACAACTTCTACCAGACCTTCTCCTCGGCCATCGCGTCCAAGACCGGGCCGGCAGTGTCCACCGGCGGCGGCTTCCAGGCCTTCCAGTTCGAGCAGCAGGGCCAGATCGCGTACGCCGACAAGGTCATTGACAAGCTGAAGGAGAACGGCCAGTTCGACGACTTCCTGCCGGGCGTCCTGGACCCGTTCAAGTCGGACAAGGGCTACGTGGCGGTTCCGTGGCAGCTGGACATGCGCGTGTTCTGGTACCGGAAGTCGCTGTTCGAGAAGGCCAACGTGGCACTTCCCACCGACTGGCCGTCCCTCCTGGAAGCCGGAAAAGCACTCAAGAAGGTCGGTGCATTTGGCTTCACCACCGGCGCAGGCTCAGGCAACAACTACGGCAACCACTCCATGATCATGATGATGGTCAACAACGGCGGCGGCGTCTTCAACAAGGACGGCGAGCTGGACCTGATGAACGACCGCAATGTGGAAGCGATGGAATTTGTCCTTGAACTCGTATCCAACGGAATTGTCGATCCTGCGGCGGTCAGCTACACCACCGACAACATGTCCGCACAATGGAAGGACGGCAAGGCCGGATACGGCCTGTTCCAGGTCAACGTTCCCCAGCGCGTCGGCGACACGTCCGGAGACCTGCTGGTGGCTGACCCCATCACCGGCCCGCACGGGGACAAGGCCACCATCGTGTTCCCGAACAACATCATGATGTACACGAACACACCCTCGCAGGAAGCATCCGAGGCCTTCCTGGTGTACTACCTGGGCCAGCTCAAGGAACTGTGGAAGCAGAAGCTGATGTCCGCCCTGCCGGTTTTCAAGTCGATCACGGAACTCCCCGAATTCGCCGATGATCCCAACAACGTCAAGATCGTCAAGGACTGGCAGCCCATCGCCAAGACCTTCGCGTCCCAGGGCAACACCCTCAACGCCAACCTCGCGGCCCTTGACGGCGGCCAGGCATTGAACCAGTTCAGCCAGACGATCCTGACCGGCAAGGCCGATGCCAAGACGGCACTGCAGACTTTCCAGTCCGGCCTCGAATCGGTCCTGAAGAAGTAG
- a CDS encoding Gfo/Idh/MocA family protein, with product MSSQAQASPALLGVGILGAGPVTQAIHLPSLARLGNILEVRHIMDVDPAVAEAVAGRVGANFSTSMEELLADPAVDIVAICSPHQFHAAQVIASCRAGKKAVLCEKPFAMSGEEAAGISAVSAETGVPIIVGAMHTFDPGWLAAEDAWGDLPEQVHTVRSSIVLPPNPRFEDFATEIVGRVPLPGSDTSDPEVIKAMLTGGVMGLAIHDLPLVRRFTPDFEAVEVLHAEIVRPFGYVISLRAGSVTIELRAAMNATWEPSWEFEAIGDDAALRIDFTPSYVHAGSATARILTEGRTTVLGPFGHNGYEGEWRKLAELASGTGEPPSAETLIHDLEFALAIADAAAGRVDTGSAASSPADQEVNA from the coding sequence TTGTCGAGCCAAGCACAGGCATCACCGGCCCTCCTGGGCGTCGGCATTCTCGGCGCAGGGCCTGTTACCCAGGCAATCCACCTGCCGTCCCTGGCCCGGCTGGGCAACATCCTCGAAGTCCGCCACATCATGGACGTGGACCCCGCCGTAGCGGAGGCCGTGGCCGGCCGGGTCGGAGCGAACTTCAGCACCAGCATGGAAGAGCTCCTCGCGGACCCGGCAGTGGACATCGTGGCCATCTGCAGCCCGCACCAGTTCCACGCAGCACAGGTCATCGCCAGCTGCCGGGCCGGCAAGAAAGCCGTGCTGTGCGAAAAGCCGTTCGCCATGAGCGGTGAAGAGGCAGCCGGAATTTCCGCCGTGTCAGCCGAAACCGGCGTCCCGATCATCGTGGGCGCAATGCACACCTTCGATCCGGGCTGGCTCGCGGCGGAGGACGCCTGGGGCGACCTTCCGGAGCAGGTGCACACTGTCCGGTCCTCGATCGTCCTTCCGCCCAACCCCCGCTTCGAGGACTTCGCCACCGAGATCGTGGGTCGTGTCCCGCTGCCCGGGTCCGATACCAGCGACCCCGAAGTCATCAAGGCCATGCTCACCGGCGGCGTGATGGGCCTGGCCATCCACGACCTTCCCCTGGTCCGCCGCTTCACCCCTGACTTTGAGGCGGTGGAGGTCCTCCACGCCGAAATCGTGCGCCCCTTCGGCTACGTCATCTCCCTGCGGGCAGGAAGCGTCACCATCGAGCTCCGCGCCGCGATGAATGCCACCTGGGAACCGTCCTGGGAGTTTGAGGCAATCGGCGACGACGCCGCCCTGAGAATCGACTTCACGCCGTCATACGTCCACGCCGGCTCGGCAACCGCCCGGATCCTCACGGAAGGTCGCACCACCGTCCTTGGACCCTTCGGCCACAACGGCTACGAGGGCGAGTGGCGCAAATTGGCTGAACTTGCCAGCGGCACCGGCGAACCGCCGTCGGCCGAAACGCTGATCCATGACCTTGAGTTTGCACTGGCGATCGCCGACGCGGCCGCAGGCCGGGTAGATACCGGCAGTGCCGCCAGCTCCCCCGCAGACCAGGAGGTCAACGCATGA
- a CDS encoding ROK family transcriptional regulator, giving the protein MSPTSGKETGTDAGTDTAPEGAGSLSRAGDLFQLLRDGKARTRAELALTTGLARSTVAARIDALISSGLVGPAGEASSSGGRPPSRFAFNPAARSVLAVDVGATHVIVAVTDLGGNVLSERRLAQDVADGPEAVLGRVVEEGKTLLTEAGRTVADLAGIGIGLPGPVEHATGMPVKPPIMPGWDGFDVVRYVQRSLPVPVLVDNDVNIMALGERTAYWPEHENFLFIKVATGIGAGIISSGELQRGANGTAGDLGHVRVPRGDEVLCRCGNYGCLEALASGPAVARELARQGLPAEKGGDVLRLVGEGNLQAIQALRQAGRDVGDVLAMVVNLLNPSVIVIGGSLGQAGDHLMAGVREVVYRRSLPLATSHLRIALSMAGDRAAILGASQMVTQHVLSPAVIEATLQATG; this is encoded by the coding sequence ATGAGTCCAACCTCTGGAAAAGAGACCGGCACAGACGCCGGAACCGATACCGCCCCCGAGGGTGCCGGGAGCCTTTCCCGGGCCGGCGATCTCTTCCAGCTGCTCCGCGACGGCAAGGCCCGCACCCGGGCCGAGCTGGCCCTGACCACCGGCCTGGCGCGGTCCACTGTGGCGGCCCGCATCGATGCCCTGATTTCCTCAGGGCTCGTGGGGCCTGCCGGTGAGGCAAGCTCCAGCGGCGGCAGGCCGCCGTCGCGCTTTGCCTTCAACCCTGCCGCCCGCTCCGTGCTGGCAGTCGACGTCGGGGCCACGCACGTGATCGTTGCCGTCACCGACCTCGGCGGGAACGTCCTCTCCGAGCGGCGCCTGGCCCAGGACGTCGCCGACGGGCCCGAAGCGGTGCTGGGCCGCGTGGTGGAGGAAGGCAAGACACTCCTCACGGAAGCCGGCCGGACCGTTGCGGACCTCGCCGGCATCGGGATCGGGCTGCCGGGCCCGGTGGAGCACGCCACCGGCATGCCGGTGAAGCCGCCCATCATGCCCGGCTGGGACGGGTTCGACGTGGTCCGCTACGTCCAGCGCTCACTCCCGGTCCCCGTGCTGGTGGACAACGACGTCAACATCATGGCCCTCGGCGAACGTACCGCGTACTGGCCCGAACACGAGAACTTCCTCTTCATCAAAGTGGCCACCGGCATCGGTGCAGGCATCATCAGCAGCGGGGAACTCCAGCGCGGCGCCAACGGAACCGCAGGAGACCTGGGCCATGTGCGGGTTCCGCGCGGCGACGAAGTCCTGTGCCGCTGCGGCAACTACGGCTGCCTCGAAGCGTTGGCATCGGGCCCCGCCGTTGCGAGGGAACTGGCACGGCAGGGCCTCCCGGCGGAGAAGGGAGGCGATGTCCTGAGGCTCGTGGGCGAGGGCAATCTCCAGGCGATCCAGGCCCTCCGCCAAGCCGGCCGGGACGTGGGGGATGTGCTGGCCATGGTGGTCAACCTGCTGAATCCTTCGGTGATCGTGATCGGCGGCAGCCTGGGCCAGGCGGGCGACCACCTGATGGCCGGGGTGCGGGAGGTGGTTTACCGGCGGTCCCTGCCGCTGGCCACGTCACACCTGCGGATAGCCCTCTCGATGGCCGGCGACCGGGCCGCGATCCTTGGTGCCAGCCAGATGGTCACCCAACACGTGCTGTCCCCTGCCGTGATAGAAGCCACGCTGCAGGCCACGGGATAA